Proteins encoded by one window of Candidatus Paceibacterota bacterium:
- a CDS encoding glycosyltransferase family protein, which translates to MTTAIFITVRMKSTRLPRKALLEIEGKTVIEHLIDRLKLSKLADLIVLCTSTNPNDEVLADVAEKCGIKSFRGSEDDVLDRYLNAAEQYNVDHIVSLTGDCPFTDPEYIDKTIELYRKTNADFIMCKELPHGAYSYGIKVEALRKVCAIKDESDTEIWGDYFTKTGIFNVQYLKVDDPDLKHPEIRMTLDYPEDFEFFKEVFKRLYEKGRVFPLKEIMNLLMVNKEIIKINEHCEELYNERVKKSAQMKIKKNVNLSV; encoded by the coding sequence ATGACAACAGCAATTTTTATCACAGTCAGGATGAAGTCCACGCGGCTCCCCAGGAAGGCCTTGTTGGAGATTGAAGGAAAAACGGTGATCGAGCATTTGATCGATCGGTTGAAATTATCAAAACTGGCGGATCTCATCGTTCTATGCACCTCGACCAACCCGAATGATGAAGTTCTGGCGGATGTTGCCGAGAAATGCGGTATCAAATCTTTCAGAGGAAGCGAAGACGATGTTCTCGACAGATATCTCAATGCGGCGGAACAATATAATGTTGATCATATTGTAAGTCTGACGGGAGATTGCCCTTTCACGGATCCCGAATACATCGATAAGACCATTGAGCTTTACCGGAAAACCAACGCGGATTTCATTATGTGCAAGGAATTGCCGCATGGAGCGTATTCTTATGGTATTAAAGTCGAGGCGCTCAGAAAAGTTTGTGCGATCAAAGATGAAAGCGATACTGAGATCTGGGGAGATTATTTTACAAAAACCGGGATCTTCAATGTTCAATATCTGAAAGTAGATGATCCGGATCTGAAACATCCGGAGATCAGGATGACCTTGGATTATCCGGAAGATTTTGAATTTTTTAAAGAAGTCTTCAAAAGGCTTTATGAGAAAGGCAGGGTGTTTCCTCTCAAGGAGATAATGAATTTGCTCATGGTTAACAAGGAAATAATCAAGATCAATGAACATTGCGAGGAACTTTATAATGAACGGGTGAAAAAATCCGCCCAAATGAAGATTAAAAAGAACGTAAATTTATCTGTTTAA
- a CDS encoding YhcH/YjgK/YiaL family protein: MYIGDIGKIKADARYIPEAIKKAVDYLKRADLSKMEKGKHLIDGEKMFVILDEYRTKPKSGKKAEMHRKYIDVQFIVSGKEAMGFGFEDQKSRPTDEYSAEKDVALYDTVNNEMNLLIHKGMYVVFFPGEIHRPGCDLAGENAVRKVIVKVSVDLLQDK; the protein is encoded by the coding sequence ATGTATATAGGAGATATTGGTAAAATCAAAGCAGACGCGAGATATATTCCCGAAGCCATCAAGAAGGCGGTTGACTATTTGAAAAGAGCGGATCTTTCAAAGATGGAAAAGGGAAAGCATCTTATTGATGGCGAGAAAATGTTCGTTATTCTGGATGAATATCGCACTAAGCCAAAAAGCGGTAAAAAGGCGGAAATGCACAGAAAATATATAGATGTGCAATTCATTGTTTCAGGCAAAGAAGCCATGGGTTTCGGTTTTGAAGACCAAAAAAGCCGGCCAACAGACGAATACAGCGCGGAAAAAGATGTTGCGTTATATGATACCGTGAATAACGAAATGAATCTTTTGATTCATAAGGGAATGTATGTCGTTTTTTTCCCGGGCGAGATCCATCGGCCCGGATGCGATCTGGCGGGAGAGAATGCGGTC
- a CDS encoding N-acetylneuraminate synthase family protein — translation MVRKNKSNSKLENVLDAKSRDYYVIGETAYNHEGDFQYLCRMTDEIAELKLDAVKFHLLLNAESYLQKKHPLAEKIKKWMFTAEEWLEIIDLAAKKGLEVIALCDDVESIDLILKKRVKVAGIELHMSSLNDYFMMKKLIGYNGIIILGIGGSTMDEIKYAVDFFRKNGRKKLLLMYGFQNYPTNYEEINIRKIATVEKKYKVPVGYADHTAFNNENNELISTAPYMAGVRIFEKHYTPEFGKERIDFQSAIGKDQFRKISGYLDLFKKISGDGSLKMSEAELKYGKIGPMKKAIVARRNIPGGKKIKLEDLWYKRTEEEVKLKQNQIFKLIGSTAAKDIAEDETVTLDKIRKLSKGR, via the coding sequence ATGGTAAGAAAAAATAAAAGCAATTCAAAGCTGGAAAATGTTCTTGATGCCAAGAGCAGAGATTATTATGTAATAGGCGAAACCGCCTATAATCATGAGGGCGATTTTCAGTATCTCTGCAGGATGACTGACGAGATAGCCGAACTGAAACTTGATGCGGTAAAATTTCACCTTCTTCTCAATGCGGAAAGCTATCTCCAGAAAAAACATCCATTGGCGGAAAAGATCAAAAAATGGATGTTCACCGCCGAAGAATGGCTGGAAATTATCGATCTTGCAGCTAAAAAGGGGCTTGAAGTGATCGCTCTTTGCGATGATGTGGAAAGCATTGACCTCATTTTGAAGAAAAGGGTAAAAGTTGCAGGGATAGAATTGCATATGTCGTCTTTGAACGACTATTTCATGATGAAAAAGCTCATCGGATACAATGGCATAATAATATTGGGAATCGGCGGATCGACGATGGACGAGATCAAGTATGCCGTTGATTTTTTCCGCAAGAACGGCAGGAAGAAGCTTCTTTTGATGTATGGATTTCAGAACTATCCTACAAACTATGAAGAAATAAATATCAGGAAAATAGCCACAGTTGAAAAGAAATATAAAGTTCCGGTAGGTTATGCCGATCATACGGCTTTCAACAATGAGAACAATGAACTGATCTCAACTGCGCCCTATATGGCGGGAGTTAGGATCTTTGAGAAGCATTATACTCCGGAATTTGGAAAGGAAAGAATAGATTTCCAATCGGCGATCGGCAAAGATCAGTTCAGGAAAATCAGCGGATATCTCGACCTGTTCAAAAAAATATCCGGAGACGGAAGCCTGAAAATGTCCGAGGCCGAATTGAAATATGGGAAAATAGGTCCGATGAAAAAAGCTATTGTGGCGCGGAGGAATATCCCCGGTGGAAAAAAAATAAAACTGGAAGATCTGTGGTATAAGAGAACGGAAGAAGAGGTTAAGCTGAAACAGAATCAAATCTTTAAACTAATCGGTTCAACGGCAGCGAAGGATATTGCTGAAGATGAAACAGTAACGTTGGATAAGATCAGAAAACTCTCGAAGGGAAGATAG
- a CDS encoding oxidoreductase, producing the protein MIDYKKMFDLGGKVAVVTGGAGLLGSEFCKGLAAYNANVVISDISKENIGKLANTMNKDYPDKAMPLETDITDEGSVREGIQKIVDKFGKIDILVNCAYPRNKDYGKKFEEVKLESWSENIDMNLSGVFLMTQLAVEHMKKRKSGSVVNIGSIYGMVGPDFGIYDGTEWTNPVEYSVVKGGVINLTRYLATYLASYGIRVNCISPGGIYNNDSKIFLERYAKKTPLGRKAMADEMVGGLVYLASDASTYVTGHNLVIDGGLTIW; encoded by the coding sequence ATGATCGATTATAAAAAAATGTTTGATCTTGGCGGCAAGGTGGCTGTTGTGACCGGAGGGGCCGGTCTTTTGGGGAGCGAATTTTGCAAAGGGCTTGCCGCATACAATGCGAATGTCGTGATCTCGGACATTTCAAAAGAAAATATCGGGAAGCTGGCAAATACAATGAACAAAGACTATCCGGATAAAGCGATGCCGCTGGAAACGGATATCACGGATGAAGGATCGGTGAGAGAGGGTATACAAAAGATCGTTGATAAATTCGGAAAGATCGATATCCTGGTGAATTGCGCTTATCCCAGGAACAAGGATTACGGAAAGAAATTTGAAGAGGTAAAGCTGGAGTCCTGGAGCGAGAACATTGATATGAATTTAAGCGGAGTGTTCTTGATGACGCAGCTGGCCGTTGAACACATGAAGAAGCGGAAATCCGGGAGCGTCGTCAATATCGGGTCGATCTATGGAATGGTCGGGCCGGATTTTGGCATTTATGACGGCACGGAATGGACCAATCCCGTGGAATATTCAGTGGTAAAAGGAGGGGTGATAAATCTGACGAGGTATCTGGCAACATATCTTGCCAGTTATGGCATAAGGGTAAATTGCATCAGTCCGGGAGGCATTTATAATAACGATTCAAAGATATTCCTTGAAAGATATGCAAAAAAAACACCTCTTGGCAGGAAGGCGATGGCTGATGAGATGGTTGGCGGGCTTGTTTATCTTGCATCAGACGCATCAACATATGTAACGGGCCACAATCTTGTCATTGATGGGGGATTGACTATCTGGTAG
- a CDS encoding Gfo/Idh/MocA family oxidoreductase, with product MKILITGCGSIGMRHLKNFKRIKGCEVSVFRTSCDNVLEFEKEHGVKVFSDFAKALDEKPDGVVISNPTSLHIKYATEAAKRGCGLLIEKPISHDLKGVANLIKIIEKKKLAVLVGCNLRFHRHLIKIKEILGKKTLGKIYFARLSVGSFLPQWRPGRNYSRSYSGKRDLGGGVVLDLIHEIDYALWLFGDPVGINANVCKLSDLEIETEDYAEIFLKFKTGISVQIHMDYLNRFLARECEIVGELGNIKWNYATDTLEISKIGSKIPQKHILKNYDRNEMYMSEIRHFLSCIGFKAKPAVTIYDGKRALEVALAAKKIGKNNLKKI from the coding sequence ATGAAAATACTCATTACGGGCTGCGGTTCGATAGGCATGAGACACCTGAAAAATTTCAAAAGGATCAAGGGTTGCGAAGTTTCGGTATTTCGCACCTCTTGCGATAATGTTCTGGAATTTGAAAAGGAGCATGGAGTGAAGGTTTTTTCGGATTTTGCAAAGGCTCTGGATGAAAAACCGGACGGCGTCGTGATCTCAAATCCGACCAGTCTTCATATAAAATATGCGACCGAAGCCGCGAAAAGAGGATGCGGTCTTTTGATCGAAAAGCCGATCTCTCATGATCTCAAGGGCGTCGCAAATCTTATAAAGATCATCGAGAAAAAAAAGCTTGCGGTACTCGTGGGCTGCAATCTCAGATTCCACAGGCATCTTATCAAGATAAAAGAAATTCTGGGAAAAAAGACGCTGGGCAAGATCTATTTTGCGAGGCTTTCGGTGGGGAGTTTTTTGCCTCAATGGCGCCCCGGACGGAACTATTCGAGATCTTATAGCGGGAAAAGGGACTTGGGCGGCGGAGTGGTGCTTGATCTTATTCACGAGATCGATTATGCGCTGTGGCTTTTTGGGGATCCGGTGGGAATAAATGCGAATGTCTGCAAGCTGAGCGATCTTGAGATCGAAACAGAAGACTATGCCGAAATATTCTTGAAATTCAAAACGGGGATTTCGGTCCAGATCCATATGGACTATCTGAACAGATTCCTGGCCCGCGAATGCGAGATCGTCGGGGAACTCGGGAATATAAAGTGGAATTACGCGACAGATACTCTGGAGATCTCAAAGATCGGCAGTAAAATACCCCAAAAGCATATTCTCAAGAACTATGACAGGAATGAAATGTATATGTCGGAAATAAGACATTTTCTGAGCTGTATCGGCTTCAAAGCAAAACCTGCGGTGACCATTTATGACGGCAAGAGGGCGCTTGAAGTAGCTCTTGCGGCCAAGAAGATCGGAAAAAATAATCTGAAAAAAATATAA